A single genomic interval of Lepisosteus oculatus isolate fLepOcu1 chromosome 12, fLepOcu1.hap2, whole genome shotgun sequence harbors:
- the eaf2 gene encoding ELL-associated factor 2: MNGAAYSAFDNKEHVLKLGETFEKQPKCAFHTVRYDFKPASIDTTCQGELEVGKGEQVTITLPNIEGSTAPVTVFKGSKRPYMKECILIMNHDTGEYRLEKLSSNIAVKKTRAEGSSRIQSRLEQQTSRLRNGSSGSGKTPAASKSPPPKDKLSPASPMDDIERELMAEARVMEQMSSGDSSSDSKSSSSSSDDSSSSSDSEDEGRGPAAPLPPVPHGAPAPPAPSSRPEESRGHFMSTLKNDLQLSESGSESDED; this comes from the exons ATGAATGGAGCAGCTTACTCTGCCTTTGATAACAAAGAGCATGTTCTGAAATTAGGcgaaacatttgaaaaacaacCCAAATGCGCATTCCATACTGTGCGAT ATGACTTTAAACCCGCTTCCATCGACACGACCTGCCAAGGCGAGCTCGAGGTGGGCAAGGGCGAGCAGGTGACGATAACTCTGCCAAACATTGAG GGGTCAACGGCCCCTGTGACAGTATTCAAAGGTTCGAAGAGGCCCTATATGAAAGAATGCATCCTCATTATGAACCACGACACTGGAGAATATCGCCTGGAGAAGCTGAGCAGCAACATAGCCGTCAAAAAAACTAG GGCCGAGGGCAGCAGCAGGATCCAGTCCCGGCTGGAGCAGCAGACCAGCCGGCTCAGGAACGGCAGCAGCGGCAGTGGCAAGACCCCTGCGGCCTCGAAGAGCCCCCCTCCCAAAGACAAGCTGTCGCCTGCCTCTCCCATGGATGACATCGAGAGAG AGCTGATGGCTGAGGCGCGGGTCATGGAGCAGATGAGCAGCGGGGACAGCTCCTCGGACTCCAAGAGCTCCTCCTCGAGCAGCGACGACAGCTCCAGCAGCAGCGACTCCGAGGACGAGGGGCGGGGGCCGGCCGCGCCCTTGCCCCCGGTCCCACACGGCGCGCCCGCCCCGCCGGCCCCCAGCAGCCGGCCCGAGGAGAGCAGGGGGCACTTCATGAGCACTCTCA AGAACGACCTGCAACTCAGCGAGTCTGGAAGTGAAAGTGATGAAGACTGA